A window from Phalacrocorax aristotelis chromosome 5, bGulAri2.1, whole genome shotgun sequence encodes these proteins:
- the NEUROD1 gene encoding neurogenic differentiation factor 1, translating into MTKSYSESGLMGEPQPQGPPSWTDECLSSQDEEHEVDKKEEDLEGLHAEAEEESLRNGEEEDEEDDLDEEEEEEEEEEDDDQKPKRRGPKKKKMTKARMERFKLRRMKANARERNRMHGLNAALDNLRKVVPCYSKTQKLSKIETLRLAKNYIWALSEILRSGKSPDLVSFVQTLCKGLSQPTTNLVAGCLQLNPRTFLPEQSQEVPPHVAAAAGAAFPPHPYPYQSPGLPSPPYGTMDSSHLFHLKPPHAYGAALEPFFDSGLAEGASPAFDGPLSPPLSVNGNFSFKHEPAADFDKSYAFTMHYPAAAAAAAALAAAPAHAAIFPAAASRCDIPVDGLAPYEGHPHHERVLSAQLNAIFHD; encoded by the coding sequence ATGACCAAGTCGTACAGCGAGAGCGGGCTGATGGGcgagccccagccccagggccccCCCAGCTGGACGGACGAGTGCCTCAGCTCCCAGGACGAGGAACACGAGGTGGACaagaaggaggaggacctggagGGTCTGCACGCCGAGGCCGAGGAGGAGTCGCTGCGGAACGGcgaggaggaggacgaggaggacGACTTggacgaggaggaggaagaagaggaggaggaggaggacgacgACCAGAAGCCCAAGAGGCGGGGCCCCAAGAAGAAGAAGATGACCAAGGCGCGCATGGAGCGGTTCAAGCTGCGGCGCATGAAGGCCAACGCCCGGGAGCGCAACCGCATGCACGGCCTGAACGCGGCCCTGGACAACCTGCGGAAGGTGGTGCCCTGCTACTCCAAGACGCAGAAGCTCTCCAAGATCGAGACCCTGCGCCTGGCCAAGAACTACATCTGGGCGCTCTCCGAGATCCTGCGCTCGGGCAAGAGCCCCGACCTGGTCTCCTTCGTGCAGACCCTCTGCAAGGGCCTGTCGCAGCCCACCACCAACCTGGTGGCCGGCTGCCTGCAGCTCAACCCGCGGACTTTCCTCCCggagcagagccaggaggtGCCGCCCCacgtggcggcggcggcgggcgccgcGTTCCCGCCCCACCCGTACCCCTACCAGTCGCCCGGCCTCCCCAGCCCGCCCTACGGCACCATGGACAGCTCCCACCTCTTCCACCTCAAGCCGCCGCACGCGTACGGCGCCGCGCTGGAGCCCTTCTTCGACAGCGGCCTGGCGGAGGGCGCCAGCCCCGCCTTCGACGGCCCGCTCAGCCCGCCCCTCAGCGTCAACGGCAACTTCTCCTTCAAGCACGAGCCGGCCGCCGACTTCGACAAGAGCTACGCCTTCACCATGCACtacccggccgccgccgccgccgccgccgcgctggcCGCCGCGCCCGCCCACGCCGCCATCTTcccggccgccgcctcccgctgCGACATCCCGGTCGACGGCCTGGCGCCCTACGAGGGCCACCCCCACCATGAGCGGGTGCTCAGCGCCCAGCTCAACGCCATCTTCCACGACTGa